TGTTCTGTCCAGTTTCCTTGGTGACAATAAACAGTACTGGGCCCATCCAAAATGTGGTAATACTGACAAACATATTCTACCCAGGAACCATTTTTGTAACTTGCCAGTACTGGGCCCAGGACAGCACCATTTTTAACCACAGGTGGAGAGGCACAGTCTTGCTGCATTTCTGAtatgggacagagagagagacaatTAAATCTAGATTAGATTACAACATCGTTAACACTGGTGAAAGTATTAGACCAATACTAGGCTGAGCAAGAAAATTTGCAAAGAAAGAATCCAAACCAATACAATTCCTTTTCCAGGTTTCAGTTTTGGAAACTCTACCCTTGCCTTTCTGAATTTTAGACATGCATTTTATTTCCCTACACACTTTATATCTCTGCCTACTTTTGACTCTTGCTAGTTTACACTCAATAcagattaattatttttatgtgatGTAGACCATCTTATTCATTACTTTATGTGTTTCATCTATGTGTGgttcaaaaaaaccctcattGTAAGTATTAATCAAAGGAACAACAAAATACTCATGAAGCTGCATGTCCAAATAATACTAAAGGGTATAAAATGACTGAACGTAAAGGCTCtgtatgaaataaaattacaaatacagagcAGGCTTATTGGTGTAATTTAGAAAAAAGTAACAATAGCCTTTTATTTATTGGCTACATTGACATCTGTAGCCCATGCAAACATTTTCAAGAATAAGGAACTGTCCTATaacaaaagaataaaagtaGTCATAAAATGCCTATAATTGGATTGGAGAGTCCCTTTTAAATAGAAGAGCAACGTTCACCTACTCAAATCTTCATTGTGATGTGTTTGGTTTGCCCTTTTTTCTGCATCTGCCTCGAGTAGTGGTGGTGCTGTCCCAGATTCCTGGTTATCCACAGCTCCTGTAACCATAGCAGAGACTCAGAACCAGTTTGCACAGAAACAGCTCATTTTAAAGTACCAAAACAGGCAGATATGATGCACTGCAAAATGTAATAATCCCAGTTTTCCAGGGAAGGTGTTACAGGTGGCAGATGAATTCACCTAGCTCATCCTTTTTAATCTGGAAACCACAGATTGCCTGTAAAATATGCAGCACTTTGCCTCTCAAGCCTTTTAAGAGAGGAAGGATAACAGTTTTGCAGATAGAGAAACTGAGACTCTCCAGAAAATTAAGGCATGGGTTGAAGAATCATTTCAGTTCAGTTGTCAGCCTTCACAGAAGTAACTCACCAATACAGATAGAGGGTGATGTCCATTTTCCTCCTTCACACTGGATTTCCTCAGATCCTCTCCTTCCCAAGGTGCACTGTACATTAACTTTGTCTCCATTATGATATGTTCTTCTGGCTGTGCTGATATGGCCATGAGGGAGTGGTGGTGGAggacatttattttttacatctgaaaacaaaaaattgcatATTGTTTTCTGTCGTACCAAAACCATGTACACAATTAAGATCACCATACACAAAGCAAGCCTATCACTCAAAAGGCTTTTTTTGGCTAAGCCGGAGTAATTTCTTAATCAAATTTTCTTAATGTTCTTAATACAATGGGAGACCCAAACAAACAAGTGATTTTGCATTccataaatataaaataaaaatactatgTCATTGTACTGCTATAAACAAATTTGTAATTTCTCCACAGGGACTTAATAAAATGTCCTTTGTAGGACTCCAGGAAATAGAGATCTCCCATACCCTCCATTCATATACTATTTAAAGCAGATTATGTATTAATTCTAATGCTACAGAAGAAGCAATAAGCATAGCCCATTTCCTATCTCCAAATTAAGTTTGTGATTACTGTATCCTCAAAAGTAGATTTAGGCCTTGTTTTCATCCTCCTGAGCATCTCCACCTTCTCTGCACTCACTCAAGGAAAGTTCCTGCTGTGTCAAGAGAATAAACACAGGGCTGGAGTCTAAGCTGTAGTAAAGGTTGTTTTGTGctgcttcctgctctgctctatATCTCAACTGCTTCACCTTCCATTCTTTTGGAACTTTCTTTACTGAGACTCTCCATTATTACCCAGTGACTGGGGAAGTGATAGCAATTCCTAAAGGTGTATTTCTGTCCTCAGGACAACCTTTTATCTGTTCAGAACAAGTAAAGTTTGGGGATGCTGTACAACTCTGAAAAGTACCACAAGCTAAGGAGAACCTTGctacaaattttatttttaatgcctcTCAAGAGGTacatccccatcccaccaggcAGGATTAAGCAGGCCTGGTTAACCCTTCATGTATTCTGAACAGTTTATTGAGCTTCAGGGTCTAAAAAATTCCCTGTAACTGTTGATTCCTGCTTCTGTGAGATACAACTCAGACAGACAACAGTAAGAGACAGTATCTGTCCTGCTGTTAGAGTTCACTGAAATGTAGTTCCAATTACCAttgcctcccttcctgctgtcctggctcCTTGCCCTTTGACTAGCACTTGATTTACATTTAggctgtatttttattttgtattcatAAAGCATTTCTTGAAAGAAGGTGTGAGCTTTTCTCTAAGAATTTGACACAGTAAAACTATAAAAGCAAGGTACCTTCACACACTGGAGGGTCTGGATACCACCCAAAATTATAGCACTGAATTAAATCAAATCCAGTGACAGAATAATGTTTGTCACAGAAAAAGTGAACTACATCTCCTTCTTCATAGCTTTTCTTCACAGGATAGAAACCTCCATGAGCTACTTCACTCAAAGCGGAGCAGGTTATCCctgggaagaaaacacagcagtgaAACCCCGGCAGGCTCCCTCCAGGGGGTGATTTATGTGTCAGTGGATGAGTTTGCAGGGCTGCGGACGTACTGGTGCAGCGTGGGGGCAGATCCCATCCGTGGGGGAGGCACAGCGCGGTGGCGGCGGCGCTCCCGGTGGCGGAGCGGAATCCCGGCCGGCAGCGGTAGCGCACGGTGCCGTTCCGCCGCACCTCCCGCGCCGTGTCTGCATAGCTGCCGTGCTCCAGCCGCGGCACCTGGCACCGCCCTCGGGAGACAGAGCACAGGCATGAGCACGGCACGCTCTCTTGGAGAGTGTTCCAAAGCTTCCCTTAGATACACCTCAAAAGTGGCCAGAGCCCAggcaaaataatgaaaaactacAACGCAGCTGTTGGCACGAGTGTTCTGTTGGTCATTTGGAACAGAAGGTTTGTATGGGAATGGATTTATTTGAAACAGCGTGATTTAATCTCTACTGATTCATTTTACATCtattgtcacagacatgttttatgaaaaatcctttccttaggattttttctcctgagaaccTCAGGAACAATATGTAAtcaatggttatctgctgctgtggaatgcaacaggtgcatctgtgattggtctcatgtggttgtttctaattaatggccaatcacagtcagctggctcggactctctgtctgagccacaagcttttgttattatTCCATTCCTGTTCTACTCttaggatttcatcagaaggctagcttTCTTCTAtgcttttagtatagttttaatataatatatatcataaaatgtaagccttctgaaacataagagtcaacattctcatctcttccctcatcctgagaccctgtgaacaccaccacaatcTATCATTTTACATCTATAATTTTACAGCTATCATTTTACATGTAATCTTTACAAAATCAGCAGCATGTGAAACCTGACAAGCTTTTTCCCAGAGGTACAGCTGAGAACCTGCTTTAGGAGCACTCAAATGACAGCCCATCATAGGCAGTTTGGCCCTACAGCAAAGACAGTGGAATTCCAGACTTCTGCAAGAGATTAGAAAGGAGAGAAGTGCACAACACTACCAAGTGTTTTGGTACAGCTTGGCTGGGAAGACCATCCTCGTGGCTGACACTGCACTGTATCTTCAGCAGCACCACCTGGGGTAAGGTAACCTGGATTACATTTGTATTGCAGTTTCTCATGGATTTTGAAGTCCATTTCTGTGCTGTAAAAAGAGCCATTTTCCAAAAGAGGCTTGGTGCATTTTCCTGAAGGACAGAAGACAGCTTGGttagaaagaaagaatggaatatttatttttcctgcaagCAAAAGAAGGGGTTTGTAGCTATACTGATCTGATTTTCTCAATTTATTGAAGAAACTCTGTTCCAATCATCAAACTATACCTCAAACCACCACATGGAATACAGCCAAGGAATCTAGAGCTAGGGAGACTCAAGAAGTTATACATCTAAGGGAAAACGAATAGTTTTCCCAGATTaagaaaactggaaaacttTATGTTcttatatgaaaatataaatgagTAAATGCCCTTAAAATATGTATTGTTGTAAAAACATTCCATATAAATCTAGGTAGTCTCGACATAAATAATTCATTTCACCTTGGACATTTTAtcccttctgctctgcagcttcttTTCCTCTACGCCCCAGGAAAACCAGCCAGGAAATGCCCCTGCTGGAAGCAATGATGAATAAAGCTAACTCACTGTAACATCGAGGCACTGGAGACCATCCTTTTGCTGTACAAGTTATTCTTCCATCTTGAGTCCCACTTTCAGTTGTGTAACCAACCACGCAAGAATAGGagagcttttttcctttatgcaTAGGGAAATAGTAACTTTTGAAACTGTAATAGTACTGGGGAAGGTTTCCATTTTCTATCTGTGGCAAATCACAAGGTGTATCTGTAAAAAGATCAAATATGTTTCCCACTAAAAAATTCCAGCCCAGATATGAATGGTTTTGCATTAATTTATCTAATATGAGCTTGACTGATTCAGGCTTTCAAACAAGAACAAAATTCTGAATACTTACAAACATGAAGGGCCTTTTGAGACCTGCTGAAATGAAGACATACTACAATTTCATCAGCTTTTGCTCTTGGGGTTTCACAAGAATATCAGCTGTAGAATAAAACCTCCTAATGTGAACTGGGGCAAACTGATGCAGGACACCTTAATTTTACCCTATTTTGCCCAGAAGCACTAGAACCCTGCACAAACTTGCCAATGCCTACTGTAAAATTCAGTGACAAGTGTCAGGATTAGCAGTGCCTCAGCTCCCTAATTCAGAAAATGTTACCAGAAAAGTAGGATAAGCTGCTAGGAGACAATATAGGAGGTAGGCTTGCTTAAGAAAGGGAATTTAAGAACAGtcaacagaaaagaaacaagaaatcgagataaaagaaataacaagcagaatggcaattaaaaaaaaaaaaccaacaaaataacAATTCCCAGTAAAAGGGGAAAACATTTTTAACGAGTAGTGCTGAATACGACATTAGGTTACttaaagaaaccccaaaataacaaaaccaaaacaaacaaaaaatccaaaaacaacaaccaaaagaAGAAATCAGTGCTGAAAAGAGGGATAGAAAAATGCAGGACCACCCCACATTAATTTCTGCAGGTTCCATTTAACCTCCACTATTTTGTAACAAAGTGTAACAAAGTGAAAAATACTTCAATCCCCAAGACACTAAAAGACATGAAATGTTTTAATAGTACAAAATTTCAAATAGTACATATTGTAATAGTAAAACATTCCTAAAGAAATTTCTTCTGAATTAAAGGCTGAACATTTCAATATGACAGCTTTGAGGCTTAGACAGGAATCAGCCATATCACAACAGAattgtatttaaattttaaaaacagtgtTTACTCAGTAAAGAGATGAAAGACATTGCACCTAAGTTACCAAGACTGCATATTCTAGATTCAATGTACAATAGAATTCAGTGTATTTACCTTCTGCAAAGAGTTTCCTTGAGCACACCATAACTAGGAAGataaaatagcttttaaatCTCATCTTCTTTACTGTCTCCATTTACAGTTTCCACCAGCTGTGAAAACTCCCTAAGTACTACTTTTGTAAATAATTAACTGAATTTTCAAAGGTATTCAACAAATGCCTTAATGTTTATGGTATTTTGTAACAAGTTAATTCACTGGAAAAactattttcatttgttttagtTCTCCAAATAACTTGGCTCCAGACTGGCAGGATTCTACTTCCATTTGGCAGACTTTGCCACCTGTAATTTATCATTTTACAGTGAAATCAGGCAAAGAGCTTATGGAACAATTTGAGCTTGCTGATTAGTGTTCCCCTCACAACCTCCAGAGTCCCAAGTTTAAAGGGCATTCTGTTATCAGATTATTTACCTTGGCTGAAATCAGAGGAAATAGACAATTCCCCCACCCTCCAGCCTATCTCCTGAGTAAACTAGGCAGCTGCATGCTATAGATATGCCTAATTTTGGAATTTCTTACATGAAAAACATAGCCACTATTATTATCCGTTTTAGTTGTGTTGAATACAGCAAGTCTTTTCcaagtattttttaaacaaaacaagacaaaaaaatgaACCTAATTTACAGTCACCTCACTGACTAATAGCTATCAATTGATTTAACATCATTAGAGCTATAAGGCTTAAATTTGGGAATAGGAGGGTATAATTTTACAGTTTGCATTATCTTGGCCTTTCTCTGAGAAAATTCTGCAATTCTGAGAATGCAGAAGAGAACAGAATGAACAGGGATGCTGTGAGGAACACAATCTCTTCAGCCAGAGGAGATGCATGCTTGTATGTATTGCTCACTTGATAGGAAACCCACAGATCACCTCCCTTGTAGTGTCAGGTCAGAATTTGTAAATTCACCCTTACAACATATCTTGTTGTTCCATCACTATCTTGCAATGTTtacaaaacagagaaattatattttcttttcttgctgccaTACATGATCCCTCAAGACATTACTAAAGTGGACTCAAGCTCCCCAAACACCAGCCAGTTTTGAAATCCACAGCCCAAGCCTCCCTTTCTACACCTCTCTAGATCAGACATTACTGTCCCCCACAATCAACTGCTTTTAATAGAATTCTACAATATCTAATCAGAGTGAAGAATCCCATGCTATTTTAATAGTCACAGTTATGGGACAATAATATATTACTGCACCAGTGAGATTTCCAGTAAAATCCAGTTAAATGATTTTATTGTACAATTGGTTTTGATAGTAGTACAAAATAGGGTTTCAAAACTGTATGCAATACAAGTTACCAAAATGTTAATGTTAATCTTAAAAAACATTTCCAATGGTAGTTTAacattatttgctttttaaaaaaaatcatttatcCATTTACTACATACATATTGTACAAATATATCTTCCTATACATCATTTACATTTCAGTAGTAGGCAATACCAAGTGTGTCCATCACCATCACAATTGCTTGAAGAGGATCCACGACCTCTTGCATGTTATCTTTCCTCAAGACCCAGTCTGGTTTAATCCTATGAAAAGATCAGTGGcttgcattaaaatatttcaatgtcACAGCAGAAATAGAAGACCAATTTTTAAGCACTTACCTTGAAACTGTTTTTATTCTCAGAGGAGTTACTGGAACAGAGGAGCTCCCAGCTAAGGCAGGGTTTGTTTTGTGCTTCACAAGTGTTCTCTCAGCATCCATCCTGTGTTTCCGAGCCGTGAGCTTGTAGAGGCTCTGGATGCAAGGAACAGTTCTTGGCATGCCTCGGATTTCCTgaggaaagaaaggggaaaacagCACACAGTCAATACTGCAAGTTCAAAAGCAGCCTAAATCAAGAAAATATGAGTGTGTTCACCTTCttggaaatgctttttttttaaaccagagTTTAGTTGAAATTAATACTACAGCCATAACAGGTAcgagagagaaaaaaaaattacaaacacCACCAAAACATGCAAGAAAAGTATGTTAAATGAAAGCACTAAACCACCCAAAACATTTAGGTCTTACCAAAGCTCTTTtagagtcctttgaaaggatgGCCAGCAAACAACAGGTCTTTGTGAAAATGCTTCCTCCTTTCTCTGAAACTTTGTCCCCAGCTTTGCCTCTGTACATTTGCAGTAGGTCTAGTAAAGTATCTACAGAATTTTCAGCTTCATAAACTGCTCGAGTAGTTCTTTCATACTGTTAAACGAGAAAGAGACAAGAGAGCTTCTATAGACAGATCTTTAAAGCATCCTTAGTTTACAGGTTATTAATTAGAGGTTAGAGGAAAAAGCAAAGCTCATATTCTCATATATAGAATAAATTTGTAGATGAACTGGTGTCCAAGCAATACAAATCACTTCTGTATTTACACAATTGTAACAGATTATAAAAAGGTGCCTTTTGTGCTTCCTCCCTTGTTAAGAAACCCATAGAATCTGATtctatatttataataaataaataaattagaagAATTTcagacaaatttaaaaaattgtgatACCTTGCAATGCCTTGAGGCCATGAAATCGTTTTTTCACCAAAAACCTTAATATAACTATTACAAAGTAAATAACTGGTTTCATAACAACAGTGAAAATTCAGAACCTATTTTTATTCAAAAGAACTACTCTTGTTGCTCCAGATTTATTGAGAAATTTTGTGGATAAACAAGTACTACAATAAAGTAGCTAACTGCTTATAaacttgcaaaagaaaaaattcaagttACCTTTGAAACATTGAGCAGAACCTGAACTGAGTATCTGATCACATCCATGCATGGAACACTCCGGTTGCAGCTTCGAATCAGAAGGAAAACACTGAAgattgctctgctctgagccatATTTTCACAACACAGTGGGGACAGCCTGGTAGCCACCTCTAaaacaattaaagaaaaacaaatagagaaaagaaaattctgaacatcaaggaaaataattacaaactaggattttctctatttttaacTAAAAGTGCAAAGTAAAAACTGCAATTATTGATTTAAGAAAGTGTTTTTAAAGCAAGTTTAAATACTCTAGACTAAACATTAAGAAGACAAAATGATCCACAGAGAATATATACTGATAGTAAAAATGATAATAAACTTATGTTAGGTATAGCACTACTAGGACTGACAGAAAATTTTAGAGCAATCATACAGGCGTTCCTTTCTCCACATAACCATTTAAATATTATTCTTAAATCAATAATCTAATTTTAGTCTGGAAAACCCTCCATTATACCCCCTAACATTCACATTTTATAATCATGCAGAAAGCCTAAAAATCACTATGAACTCTcctcagctgaaaaaaacccagtttttATCCTTCTGAAAATGAGttataataaaacaaaatactgaCCAAGATGCTTTAGTGCTGCAAGAATGTAGGAGAGATGTTTGTATTTTAGAAGGTGATCAATTGCAATTGCAGTTCTGTTGCCCagcttattttcttctctgctctttTCATTGGCCTTTATTAAACTGCACCTTAAAGATCTGGTTTTTGCTGTGTCAGTCATCTTTCTCCAAGAATATCCCCTCCACAATGCCTACAGAAAACGAATTCCATAAAGAGAAAAAGTTTTAAAGGAGAGACAAGACAACTGAACTTTCATCACCATTCCAAATCAGTTTTACACAAGTCTGACAAAGTATTGAATGACCTTGGCTATTCAGTTTTAAGTCATTAACACTcagtgtttatttgtttatttttgttaccGGTGGGTTGGACGTGACACACACATGTGATCAGggtctgagaagaaaaaaagttttttattctGCGTGTTCTTTATATACGCTTAACAAAGTGTGATCTCAAGTTAttaactacatcacaataacttaTTATAttcattggtgcaaagcaattaatgTCAATATAATTGgtaaaagttttacagaaatttaataaGACACGTATAAACATCTAATTATGCACGTAGTCTAGCTTTCAAAAATTTTCATGTATCTTTTCTAATCAGTTTCTATGCTGATggctttgtcttcttttttgctatggatacactcgAAAATCATCAATTGTTGTTTTTTCTATTAActcagctttgcttgcaggccagctgtcaagccccttTATACTTTTTATCTTCAAATACTGGACTTTCAAGacaaaaggtaaaaaaatcCACGCATATTCAGTCCACACACACTCCCACCTAAGTCATCTCAAACATTATCTGCTTAGTATTCCTTCATGATCTGTTTGCCTTCAGCCTTCATGGCTAAATCACAGCTGACATGGCTTGCAGTTTCACTGATAAAGTCATTGGAAAGAGGAAAGATATTTGCTTTGGTCAAAAACCCATGAGGAAAACAACCAGCTGATAAAAATAACCAAACCCAAAGCTGTTGTTTCCTCACAAGAGGCGCTCACCTGAAATTTCACTATCCCCACGGCCAGCCTCCTCCTGCGGCGGCGGGCGAGGAAGGCGCGGGCGCTCCTCTGGATGACGGCGGCGGCGCGGTGCCTGCGGCTCAGCCAGGCTCGCACGGCGCGCTGCAGCCGCACCACCCTGCCGCGGTCCCGCACGAACCGCCGGCGCTGCGCCCGCGCCCGGAACCAGCTCTGCGCCAAATGAAAACACCCTTCTGGTTACTCAGAACTCTTCCCCCAGGTTCCCTTCTCACACCCTAATGAGCGCTGATAAAATGTGAGTGTTTTAACACGAGCTTTGACAGATACAGGCACTATAAACATCATCAGTCATAAATAACCTCCATGGCTCTGATTGGCCTTGGGTAGCTGAAATGCAAGACTGCAAAATGCAAGACTGCAGAATGAAATCTTAACTGCGAGCCACTAATTCACAGGATTCAGAGGttgaccaggttggaagagaccttcaagatcactgagtccaacccatgtcccaacacctcaactagaccatggcactgagtgccacatccagtcttgtTTTAAACATATCCAGAGATGgtgcctccaccacctccccaggccgccattccagaactttatcaccctttctgtaaaaaacctttcctaatatccaacctatatttcccttgacaCACTAGGGAAGCATTCTGAGGAGAGAAGGGTAGAGGAGGGGACAGACAGAATGGCTTTCAGTCAGAAGGAACCTACAATGACCATCCAGACCAATTGTCTGACCAAAAGATAAAATATGTAACTCTCCCAAATTTACACTTTTGTCCAGCACTACTATGCCCTAGGAGTTCTCTCTTGGTTGGGTTTTAAGGAGAACCACCATTCCACTTTTctcatttcccagctctgtttcttCCCTTCTATAAACAAAGAAGGGAGATAAGGTGTGCAAATCAGAGCAAAAAACCCCTTTTCCATCCATTTTGTCTTGccttaaagagaaaaatctaaCTTATGGGGAGAAATAACAGATTTTTATAAATGGAGAATTAGTAGGGCAAAGTTTGCCATGGCAGCCATGACCAGAGAACAGCTATTTCAGAGCTCCCATTTCAGCCTCTCCATTTATCCAGTGCTGGCTTCCCATACTGGAACTAAGCTAATGGTCAATTTGGAGACctgcaaataatttttacaaTTTTGTAGTGTTGCAATACAGACATGATTTTGATATTGTTTTTAGATAAGTAAAACCTGGTTTCATTGAAATGCTGGAACCTACACAGGCTTTAATACCACTGGCAGATCAGAAGTATCCGACCAAATAAATCACAGTATCCCAAGGGATTGTTCATGTAAGGAGATGCTCTACATTTCAGAAACTTTACAGGTTGTTATGTCTGATCTTTTCTACTTCCAGTAGGACATAAAGAAATAGGCTAAGACAGCACTCAGATTTCTTTAGCAAGCTTGATGGTCTGAAGGAAACAAACTTTCCTGTCCATTCTCAGCTTTAAAATGCTTAAGCCTCCAGAACTTGCTCAGCTGTGTATAAGCAGCATTATTTAATAAATCACAGTCTCCCTAATTTAGCTTCATTTTCACATGTAAAGGAACTACATTGCCTTAATGATACAGCTTAGCTCATAGAAAACAAGTCAGACTATTACAAATCATTCAGCCTTAATCAGACCAACCTGTATTATCAGAACAGATGAGATTTGGGTTTGTGCAAGTTTTAAGGTGAGGTGAAGCCTGAAGGCCCTTTGAATTTTAATTGCTGAGATGTGATGATATACTGCTGCTGTAAAATAAAGAAGTCTcttcttttgtttctgttctgaaatctgttgaaggaaaacaaaatgggGAACATTATTAATTTTCATACTCTGAGGTAGTTGGATATCCACATAAAGAACATAGCCCACAGCAATACACTATTAGATACTGAAAATCACCTCAGAACTAAAGTAAGCTACCACTCTGCAGCACTAGGTCTCTAATTTAAATGGTAAGACAGAGAAGTGATTGTAAGAAATATTATCAATACATGGCAGAGAACAATTTCACTGCAAGCCTATGTGTGCAGAATTATCAATTACAGGTAAGCCACAAAGATCTCAGAAGCTAAAACAACACCCAACAGTGAAAATTTACTTTAGTTCTAAAGAATTGTAAGAAAAGGCTCTAACTGTGATCT
This DNA window, taken from Melospiza georgiana isolate bMelGeo1 chromosome 9, bMelGeo1.pri, whole genome shotgun sequence, encodes the following:
- the LOC131087070 gene encoding coagulation factor XIII B chain-like, whose amino-acid sequence is METVKKMRFKSYFIFLVMVCSRKLFAEDTPCDLPQIENGNLPQYYYSFKSYYFPMHKGKKLSYSCVVGYTTESGTQDGRITCTAKGWSPVPRCYRKCTKPLLENGSFYSTEMDFKIHEKLQYKCNPGYLTPGGAAEDTVQCQPRGWSSQPSCTKTLGRCQVPRLEHGSYADTAREVRRNGTVRYRCRPGFRSATGSAAATALCLPHGWDLPPRCTRITCSALSEVAHGGFYPVKKSYEEGDVVHFFCDKHYSVTGFDLIQCYNFGWYPDPPVCEDVKNKCPPPPLPHGHISTARRTYHNGDKVNVQCTLGRRGSEEIQCEGGKWTSPSICIGAVDNQESGTAPPLLEADAEKRANQTHHNEDLKMQQDCASPPVVKNGAVLGPVLASYKNGSWVEYVCQYYHILDGPSTVYCHQGNWTEQPTCLEPCTLNVTDMDSNNLTLKWRREELVFLHGDLIEFECKQGFSFLQTAIPSPGRTQCDQGRLNYPKCVIQAATEKCGSPPSIANGALTVPALPQYDSGSSVQYICSEYHFLQGSERIHCSEGQWTSPPVCIEPCTLSKTEMEKNNVLLQAFYADQVYFYHGDYVGFYCKQNHFGAESGTTLFQVQCERGQLAYPRCVEREKQVWT